A single Nostoc sp. PCC 7107 DNA region contains:
- the secA gene encoding preprotein translocase subunit SecA, with protein sequence MLKLLLGDPNARKLKKYQPYITEINLLEEEIKALSDDDLKGKTGEFQQRLAKGETLDDILPEAFAVVREAGRRVLGLRHFDVQMLGGIILHTGQIAEMKTGEGKTLVATLPSYLNALSGKGVHVVTVNDYLARRDAEWMGQVHRFLGLSVGLIQSTMNPSERQKNYECDITYVTNSEVGFDYLRDNMATSMADVVQRPFNYCVIDEVDSILIDEARTPLIISGQVERPTEKYLQAEEIAFTLKKEEHYEVDEKARNVLLTDEGFAEAEELLGVTDLFDPEDPWAHFVFNALKAKELFLKDVNYIVRNGEVVIVDEFTGRVLPGRRWSDGLHQAIEAKEHVEIQPETQTLATITYQNLFLLYPKLGGMTGTAKTEEAEFEKIYKLEVSIIPTNRIRRRQDLSDLVFKTEAGKWQAIARECAEMHELGRPVLVGTTSVEKSELLSNLLKQAGIPHELLNARPENVEREAEIVAQAGRRGAVTIATNMAGRGTDIILGGNSEYMARLKLREYFMPRIVQPEDEDVFGIQRASGSMPTGHGGGQGFTPGKKVKTWKASPEIFPTQLSKETEKLLKEAVDFAVREYGDRSLPELEAEDKVAVAAEKAPTTDAVIQRLREAYNRVKHEYEEFTDSEHNNVIEIGGLHVIGTERHESRRIDNQLRGRAGRQGDPGSTRFFLSLEDNLLRIFGGDRVAGLMNAFQVEEDMPIESGMLTRSLEGAQKKVETYYYDIRKQVFEYDEVMNNQRRAIYAERRRVLEGQDLKEQVIKYAEKTMDDIVDYYINADLPSEEWELEKLVEKVKEFVYLLSDMQASQLEDMSVTEIKAFLHEQVRIAYDMKEAQIDQVQPGLMRQAERFFILQRIDTLWREHLQQMDALRESVGLRGYGQKDPLIEYKSEGYELFLDMMVNIRRDVVYSLFMFQPQPQPVVQTSSEMV encoded by the coding sequence ATGTTAAAACTCTTGTTGGGCGATCCCAACGCTCGTAAGCTAAAAAAATACCAACCTTATATCACGGAAATTAATCTCTTAGAGGAAGAAATTAAAGCTCTCTCTGATGATGATTTAAAAGGTAAAACAGGAGAATTCCAACAGCGTCTCGCCAAAGGTGAAACTCTGGATGACATTCTACCTGAAGCCTTTGCCGTGGTGAGAGAAGCAGGACGGCGAGTCTTAGGATTGCGGCACTTTGATGTCCAGATGTTAGGCGGTATTATCCTACACACTGGGCAAATCGCGGAAATGAAAACTGGGGAAGGTAAAACCCTGGTAGCCACCTTACCGAGTTATTTAAATGCGCTCTCAGGTAAAGGCGTACATGTCGTTACTGTGAACGATTACCTAGCTCGCCGGGACGCGGAGTGGATGGGACAGGTGCATCGCTTCTTAGGGTTGAGTGTGGGACTAATTCAGTCGACCATGAATCCCAGTGAACGCCAGAAGAATTATGAATGTGATATTACCTACGTTACCAATAGTGAAGTAGGCTTTGACTACCTGCGCGACAACATGGCTACATCAATGGCTGATGTTGTACAACGCCCCTTTAACTATTGTGTAATTGACGAAGTAGACTCAATTCTGATTGATGAGGCGCGGACACCGCTGATTATTTCTGGTCAGGTAGAAAGACCAACAGAAAAATACTTACAAGCAGAAGAAATCGCCTTCACTCTCAAAAAAGAAGAACATTACGAAGTAGATGAAAAAGCCCGTAACGTTTTGTTGACAGATGAAGGTTTTGCGGAAGCAGAAGAACTTTTGGGCGTGACAGATTTATTTGACCCCGAAGATCCTTGGGCGCATTTTGTCTTTAATGCACTGAAAGCCAAAGAACTGTTCTTAAAGGATGTCAACTATATTGTTCGCAATGGCGAAGTAGTCATCGTTGATGAATTTACCGGACGGGTGTTACCAGGACGGCGCTGGAGTGATGGTCTACACCAAGCCATTGAAGCCAAAGAACACGTAGAAATTCAGCCAGAAACTCAAACTTTAGCGACAATTACTTACCAAAATCTGTTCTTGCTGTATCCCAAACTAGGCGGGATGACGGGAACTGCTAAGACAGAAGAAGCTGAGTTTGAAAAAATTTACAAACTAGAAGTCAGTATAATTCCCACCAACAGAATCAGAAGACGGCAAGATTTATCGGATCTGGTGTTTAAAACAGAGGCGGGTAAATGGCAGGCGATCGCCAGAGAATGTGCCGAAATGCACGAACTTGGTCGCCCTGTATTAGTGGGAACCACTAGTGTAGAAAAATCAGAACTTCTCAGCAATCTGCTCAAACAAGCTGGTATTCCCCACGAATTGCTCAACGCTCGACCCGAAAACGTAGAACGAGAAGCCGAAATTGTCGCTCAGGCAGGGCGCAGAGGTGCTGTCACCATTGCAACCAACATGGCTGGTAGAGGTACAGACATCATCCTTGGTGGTAACTCTGAATACATGGCGCGGTTGAAGTTACGGGAATATTTTATGCCGCGCATCGTCCAACCAGAAGACGAAGATGTCTTCGGTATCCAAAGGGCCAGCGGTAGTATGCCCACAGGACATGGTGGCGGTCAAGGCTTTACACCAGGGAAAAAAGTTAAAACTTGGAAAGCTTCACCAGAAATCTTCCCCACCCAGCTATCAAAAGAAACCGAAAAACTACTCAAAGAAGCAGTAGATTTTGCTGTGCGGGAATATGGCGATCGCAGTTTACCAGAATTAGAAGCAGAAGATAAAGTGGCTGTAGCTGCCGAAAAAGCACCCACCACAGACGCAGTAATTCAGCGATTGCGGGAAGCATATAATCGTGTCAAACACGAATATGAAGAGTTTACCGACAGCGAACATAATAACGTGATCGAAATCGGTGGTTTACACGTAATTGGCACAGAACGCCACGAATCACGCCGCATTGATAACCAGTTGCGGGGACGCGCCGGACGACAAGGCGACCCTGGTTCCACCAGATTCTTCCTCAGTTTAGAGGATAACTTATTGCGGATCTTTGGAGGCGATCGCGTCGCTGGCTTAATGAACGCCTTCCAAGTTGAAGAAGATATGCCCATCGAGTCGGGAATGCTAACCCGCAGCTTAGAAGGCGCACAGAAAAAAGTTGAAACCTACTATTACGACATTCGGAAACAGGTTTTTGAATACGACGAGGTAATGAACAACCAACGTCGCGCCATCTACGCCGAACGCCGTCGGGTATTAGAAGGTCAAGACTTGAAAGAACAAGTTATTAAATATGCAGAAAAAACGATGGACGACATCGTTGACTATTACATCAACGCCGATCTACCTTCCGAAGAGTGGGAGTTAGAAAAGCTGGTGGAGAAAGTCAAAGAATTCGTTTATCTGCTATCTGATATGCAGGCGAGTCAGTTAGAAGATATGTCTGTCACTGAAATTAAAGCATTTCTCCACGAACAGGTGAGAATTGCCTACGACATGAAAGAAGCGCAAATTGACCAAGTTCAACCAGGGTTAATGCGCCAAGCCGAACGCTTCTTTATTTTGCAGCGGATTGATACTCTGTGGCGCGAACACCTGCAACAAATGGACGCTTTACGTGAGTCTGTAGGTTTACGTGGTTATGGTCAAAAAGACCCGCTAATTGAATATAAGAGCGAAGGTTATGAACTATTCCTCGATATGATGGTCAACATCCGCCGAGATGTAGTTTACTCCTTGTTCATGTTCCAACCGCAACCACAGCCAGTGGTGCAAACATCATCGGAGATGGTGTAG
- a CDS encoding CHAT domain-containing tetratricopeptide repeat protein, with translation MKKLLSAINAAGMCLAPWMVAGAMTTGLVLSMPIEGIAQQQTPAYSAEQQAALKEAEELNQQAFKLYQEGKYSSAISLAERALAIREKLLGKVHPDVATSLNNLALLYYTQGNYQQAEPLYLRSLAIYEKVLGTENPDFATSLNNLAELYNAQGNYQQAEPLYLRSLAILEKVLGKEHPSVATSLNNLAELYNAQGNYQQAEPLYLRSLAILEKVLGKEHPSVATSLNNLAELYNAQGNYQQAEPLYLRSLAILEKVLGKEHPSVATSLNNLAGLYYTQGNYQQAEPLSLRSLAIREKVLGKEHPDVAQSLNNLALLYLAKGDITSTTDFLRRGLEVEGQNLNLIFAVGSEQRKQSYLRTFAGATYRSISLSLQEARNNSSAASLALTTVLRRKGLVLDAVADSIQILRAQLDKNPETQKLFTQWLQVQQQLSALIYSQPEKQTANPKTQLEQLEAEKEKIEAAISSKSAEFRQQTQPIELATIQAKVPKDAALVEIVQYESFNVKAKTDAQKLGKPRYAVAVLRSSGEPKWLDLGEAAEIDKLAIDFRANLATERTFKKLARSLDEKLIAPIRPLLGDANHILISPDGQLTLIPFEALKDEQDKFLIQRYAFSYLTSGRDLLRFGSNNNNGSAPVVLADIDYDNQKQTVASAKTSGSRSSQNRRSGDLATLIFEPLANTEEEAEAIKKVLPNAKLLLGKDATETAVKQLQSPSILHLATHGFFIADKEQNLNASRDLELTPRQPKILEVENPLLRSGLALAGFNKRKQATNNNDDGVLTALEIAGLDLNSNQLVVLSACDTGKGDIKVGDGVYGLRRALVIAGSQSQVLSLWQVDDAATKDLMVKYYQNLQAGKGRHEALRSAQLDLLKEHEHPYFWAAFVPSGNWTPLHNK, from the coding sequence GTGAAAAAATTACTCAGTGCGATTAATGCTGCGGGTATGTGTCTTGCACCTTGGATGGTAGCGGGTGCAATGACAACAGGGTTAGTTTTAAGTATGCCAATTGAGGGGATAGCGCAACAACAAACCCCCGCATATTCAGCCGAGCAACAAGCAGCTTTAAAAGAAGCGGAGGAACTAAATCAGCAAGCATTCAAGTTATATCAAGAAGGTAAATACAGTAGCGCCATCTCCTTAGCAGAACGCGCTTTAGCTATCCGAGAGAAACTGTTGGGGAAAGTTCATCCTGATGTCGCTACTAGCTTGAATAATTTGGCTCTACTGTACTATACACAGGGAAATTATCAACAAGCAGAACCATTGTATCTTCGTTCTCTGGCTATCTATGAGAAAGTGCTGGGGACAGAAAATCCCGATTTCGCCACTAGCTTGAATAATTTGGCTGAACTGTACAATGCACAGGGAAATTATCAACAAGCAGAACCATTGTATCTTCGTTCTCTGGCTATCTTAGAGAAGGTGCTGGGGAAAGAACATCCCTCGGTCGCCACTAGCTTGAATAATTTGGCTGAACTGTACAATGCACAGGGAAATTATCAACAAGCAGAACCATTGTATCTTCGTTCTCTGGCTATCTTAGAGAAGGTGCTGGGGAAAGAACATCCCTCGGTCGCCACTAGCTTGAATAATTTGGCTGAACTGTACAATGCACAGGGAAATTATCAACAAGCAGAACCATTGTATCTTCGTTCTCTGGCTATCTTAGAGAAGGTGCTGGGGAAAGAACATCCCTCGGTCGCCACTAGCTTGAATAATTTGGCTGGACTGTACTATACACAGGGAAATTATCAACAAGCAGAACCATTGTCTCTTCGTTCTCTGGCTATCCGAGAGAAGGTGTTGGGGAAAGAACATCCCGATGTCGCCCAAAGCTTGAATAATTTGGCTCTACTGTATTTGGCAAAGGGTGATATTACCAGTACTACCGATTTCTTACGCCGTGGGCTAGAAGTTGAAGGGCAAAATCTTAATCTGATTTTTGCTGTTGGCTCTGAACAAAGAAAACAGAGTTACCTTAGAACTTTTGCAGGTGCAACTTATCGTAGTATTTCACTGTCCTTGCAGGAAGCTCGCAATAATTCATCTGCCGCATCTCTGGCTCTGACTACTGTACTCCGTCGCAAAGGTTTGGTATTAGATGCCGTAGCCGACAGCATCCAAATCTTACGCGCTCAACTTGACAAAAACCCAGAAACTCAAAAATTATTCACTCAATGGCTGCAAGTACAACAGCAACTCTCAGCATTAATATATTCTCAACCAGAAAAACAAACTGCTAACCCAAAAACTCAGTTAGAACAACTGGAAGCAGAAAAAGAAAAAATAGAAGCAGCTATCAGTTCTAAAAGTGCTGAATTCCGTCAGCAAACACAACCAATAGAGTTAGCAACCATTCAAGCCAAAGTCCCCAAAGATGCAGCATTAGTAGAGATTGTCCAATATGAATCATTCAACGTCAAAGCCAAAACGGATGCTCAAAAGTTAGGTAAACCACGTTATGCGGTGGCGGTGTTGCGCTCATCTGGCGAACCTAAATGGCTTGATTTGGGTGAAGCCGCAGAAATTGATAAGTTAGCTATTGATTTCCGAGCAAATTTAGCCACAGAAAGAACATTCAAAAAACTCGCCCGCAGTTTAGATGAAAAATTAATTGCACCCATCCGCCCTTTATTGGGTGATGCAAATCATATTTTAATTTCACCCGATGGGCAATTAACATTAATTCCTTTTGAAGCATTAAAAGATGAGCAAGATAAGTTTCTGATTCAGCGTTACGCTTTTTCTTACCTCACAAGTGGACGGGATTTATTACGCTTTGGGTCAAATAATAACAACGGTTCCGCACCTGTGGTGTTGGCAGATATTGACTACGATAACCAAAAACAAACTGTTGCTTCTGCAAAAACATCTGGTTCACGCAGTTCCCAAAATCGGCGTTCTGGTGATTTAGCAACCTTGATATTTGAGCCGTTAGCTAATACTGAAGAGGAAGCTGAAGCAATTAAAAAGGTTTTACCTAATGCCAAATTACTGTTAGGTAAAGATGCCACAGAAACCGCAGTCAAACAACTACAAAGCCCCAGTATTTTACACCTGGCGACTCACGGTTTCTTCATCGCTGATAAAGAACAAAATCTCAACGCCTCACGAGATTTAGAATTAACACCACGCCAACCGAAGATTTTAGAAGTGGAAAATCCTTTGTTGCGTTCTGGTTTAGCGTTGGCTGGGTTTAATAAACGTAAACAAGCAACAAATAATAATGATGATGGTGTGTTGACGGCATTGGAAATTGCTGGTTTAGATTTGAATTCTAATCAATTAGTTGTGTTGTCAGCTTGTGACACTGGTAAGGGTGATATCAAGGTTGGCGATGGTGTTTATGGTTTGCGTCGGGCTTTGGTAATTGCTGGTTCGCAAAGTCAAGTTTTAAGTCTATGGCAAGTTGATGATGCGGCGACGAAGGATTTAATGGTGAAGTATTACCAGAATTTGCAAGCAGGTAAAGGGAGACATGAAGCGTTGCGTTCTGCACAGCTAGATTTGCTGAAGGAACATGAGCATCCCTATTTTTGGGCGGCGTTTGTTCCTTCTGGTAATTGGACTCCGTTGCATAATAAGTAG
- a CDS encoding diheme cytochrome C produces the protein MSNLVKRKTRQLKRQSFGLVLVIVAWSLVMGWLFTSATSVYSATPTSEIGTVDVIPAQYELGQELYIENCAKCHIPIPPQVLPTQTWKNLLEDTQHYGVQLQPLIDPPRILVWRYLVNFSRTQRQDEETPYRVDKSRLFKALHPKVDLPRPVQINSCVSCHPGAEQYNFRRLSPEAENSQ, from the coding sequence ATGTCAAATCTTGTAAAGCGCAAAACTCGCCAACTCAAACGCCAATCTTTCGGTTTAGTGTTGGTAATTGTGGCTTGGAGTCTGGTTATGGGTTGGCTATTTACTTCTGCAACTAGCGTTTACAGTGCTACTCCAACCTCAGAAATAGGAACAGTTGATGTTATCCCGGCTCAGTATGAGCTAGGACAAGAATTATATATAGAAAATTGTGCTAAGTGTCATATTCCCATCCCACCACAAGTTTTACCCACCCAAACCTGGAAAAATCTCTTAGAAGACACCCAGCACTATGGTGTGCAACTCCAGCCATTAATCGATCCACCCCGGATTCTTGTGTGGCGGTATCTTGTTAATTTCTCCCGTACCCAACGCCAAGACGAAGAAACACCCTATCGCGTTGATAAATCTCGTTTATTCAAAGCCTTGCACCCAAAAGTTGATTTACCGCGCCCAGTACAAATTAATAGCTGTGTTAGCTGTCATCCTGGCGCAGAACAATATAATTTTCGTCGCCTTTCTCCAGAAGCGGAAAATTCTCAGTAA
- a CDS encoding Rrf2 family transcriptional regulator, with protein sequence MELSCKSEYAILALIEMATHYENGEPMQIRQIAATQNIPDRYLEQLLATLRRGGIIKSQRGSKGGYLLSKEPWKITIYEVLECLEGLDVRVSEETNSLKSVDSAVVDEIWQEACLAANSVLQNYTIQNLCEKRDARKQLDIMYYI encoded by the coding sequence GTGGAACTATCGTGTAAATCAGAGTACGCAATTCTAGCCCTAATAGAAATGGCAACTCATTACGAAAACGGCGAACCGATGCAAATTCGGCAAATCGCGGCTACACAAAACATACCCGATCGCTATTTAGAACAACTACTAGCAACTTTGAGACGTGGGGGTATCATCAAAAGTCAACGCGGCTCTAAAGGTGGCTATTTATTGTCGAAAGAACCGTGGAAAATTACAATATATGAAGTTTTAGAATGTTTAGAAGGCCTAGATGTGCGGGTGAGTGAAGAAACAAACAGTCTCAAAAGCGTAGATAGTGCGGTTGTCGATGAAATCTGGCAAGAAGCTTGTCTCGCAGCAAATTCTGTTTTGCAAAATTACACAATACAGAATCTTTGCGAAAAAAGAGATGCCCGCAAGCAGTTAGACATTATGTATTACATTTAG
- the cysK gene encoding cysteine synthase A: MRIARNITEIIGRTPLVQLNRIPQAEGCVAQILVKLESMNPSASVKDRIGISMINAAEAEGLIAPGKTVLVEPTSGNTGIALAMVAAAKGYRLILTMPDTMSGERRAMLRAYGAELELTPGIEGMGGAIRRAQEIVNTTPYSYMLQQFRNPANAKIHRETTAEEIWEDTDGQVDMIVAGVGTGGTISGVAEVLKARKPSFQAIAVEPANSPVLSGGQPGAHKIQGIGAGFIPQVLKMKFIDEVITVSDEEAIDYGRRLAREEGLLSGISSGAALCAAIKIAQRPENEGRLIVMIQPSFGERYLSTPLFQDLEAKIPTSVS; the protein is encoded by the coding sequence ATGCGAATTGCTCGTAACATCACAGAAATTATTGGTCGTACACCCTTAGTACAATTAAACCGTATTCCCCAAGCAGAAGGATGTGTGGCGCAAATATTAGTGAAGTTGGAAAGTATGAACCCATCGGCATCAGTGAAAGACCGAATTGGGATTAGTATGATTAATGCTGCGGAAGCGGAGGGGTTGATTGCTCCGGGAAAGACAGTATTAGTAGAACCAACATCGGGAAATACAGGCATTGCCTTAGCAATGGTAGCAGCCGCTAAGGGTTATCGATTAATTTTGACTATGCCCGATACCATGAGTGGCGAACGACGGGCAATGTTACGAGCTTATGGGGCAGAATTAGAACTCACCCCCGGAATTGAAGGTATGGGTGGCGCAATTCGCCGCGCTCAAGAGATAGTTAATACTACACCATACTCATATATGTTGCAGCAGTTTCGCAACCCAGCGAATGCGAAAATCCATCGAGAAACTACCGCCGAGGAAATCTGGGAAGATACTGATGGTCAAGTAGATATGATTGTGGCCGGAGTGGGTACAGGTGGTACGATTAGTGGTGTAGCAGAAGTTCTCAAAGCACGTAAACCAAGTTTTCAGGCGATCGCCGTTGAACCAGCCAATAGCCCAGTCTTATCGGGCGGACAACCAGGAGCGCACAAAATCCAAGGGATTGGTGCAGGGTTTATTCCGCAAGTTTTGAAGATGAAGTTTATTGATGAAGTAATTACCGTCAGCGATGAAGAAGCGATCGACTATGGACGACGTTTAGCCAGAGAGGAAGGGCTATTATCTGGAATTTCCAGCGGTGCGGCTTTATGTGCTGCTATTAAAATTGCCCAACGTCCAGAAAACGAGGGACGCTTAATTGTGATGATTCAGCCCAGTTTTGGCGAAAGGTATTTAAGTACACCGTTGTTCCAAGACCTGGAAGCAAAAATTCCTACCAGCGTCAGCTAA
- a CDS encoding J domain-containing protein: MVNSKHTDNHYETLKINRDASQAEIKQAYRRLVKLFHPDSNQKTANKDEIIRINAAYEVLGDSQNRLDYDQKLYDESQNRQQRAASAQKHYQANRKSGKNVDEQIEEWLRLIYQPVNRIVEEILNSLEEQIEQLAADPFDDQLLEAFQEYLDICRDEIKQAQVIFRSLPNPPSLARTAAHIYYSINQVADGIEEFAYFPMSYDDRYLHTGQEMFRIATSLHYEAQVAVNQ, translated from the coding sequence ATGGTTAACTCCAAGCACACTGATAACCACTACGAAACTCTCAAAATTAATCGTGATGCCAGCCAAGCGGAGATTAAACAAGCTTATCGCCGCTTGGTAAAATTATTTCATCCTGACAGCAATCAAAAAACAGCAAATAAGGATGAAATTATCCGCATTAACGCGGCTTATGAAGTCTTGGGTGACTCTCAAAATCGCCTTGACTATGACCAAAAATTGTATGATGAATCGCAAAATCGCCAACAACGGGCAGCATCAGCACAAAAACATTACCAAGCCAATCGCAAATCCGGTAAAAATGTTGATGAACAAATTGAAGAATGGCTACGTTTAATTTATCAACCAGTTAACCGCATAGTTGAAGAAATTCTTAATTCTCTCGAAGAGCAAATTGAGCAATTAGCCGCCGATCCTTTTGATGATCAATTATTAGAAGCATTTCAAGAATATTTAGATATTTGTCGAGACGAGATTAAACAAGCTCAAGTTATCTTTCGTTCACTGCCCAATCCCCCTAGTTTAGCGAGAACTGCTGCGCATATCTATTACAGCATTAATCAAGTAGCAGATGGTATAGAAGAATTTGCCTACTTTCCTATGAGCTATGACGATCGCTATCTGCACACAGGGCAAGAAATGTTTCGCATAGCAACAAGCTTACACTACGAAGCCCAAGTGGCAGTAAATCAGTAA
- a CDS encoding 6-carboxytetrahydropterin synthase, producing MQCIVNRRAQFSASHRYWLPELSEAENFEKFGAGSKFPGHGHNYVLFISLAGELDKYGMVLNLSDVKQVIKREVTSVLDFSYLNDVWAEFQETLPTTENIARVIWRRLAPHLPVVRVQLFEHPELWADYMGNSMEAYLSISTHFSAAHRLAHPDLSLEDNTEIYGKCARTNGHGHNYHLEVTVKGEIDQRTGMIVDLGALHQAIADYVVEPFDHTFLNKDVPYFANVVPTAENIALYISNLLRSPIQNLGAKLYKIKLIESPNNSCEIYCTDTDSNPISAADSQPVLARL from the coding sequence ATGCAATGTATCGTAAATCGCCGCGCTCAATTTTCGGCTAGTCATCGCTATTGGCTACCTGAACTGAGTGAAGCTGAGAATTTTGAGAAATTTGGTGCTGGCTCAAAATTTCCTGGACATGGACATAACTATGTTTTATTTATTTCTCTGGCTGGGGAATTAGATAAGTATGGTATGGTGCTGAATTTGTCTGATGTCAAACAAGTAATTAAACGCGAAGTTACCAGCGTTCTAGATTTTTCTTATCTCAATGATGTCTGGGCAGAATTTCAAGAAACTCTCCCCACCACAGAAAATATTGCACGGGTTATCTGGCGGCGGTTAGCACCCCACTTGCCTGTAGTCCGCGTACAGTTATTTGAACATCCTGAACTTTGGGCAGATTATATGGGAAACTCAATGGAAGCTTACCTCAGTATCAGTACTCACTTCAGCGCCGCGCACCGTTTGGCACATCCTGATCTCAGCTTAGAAGATAATACTGAGATTTATGGTAAATGCGCTCGGACTAACGGCCACGGACATAACTATCATTTAGAAGTGACGGTGAAAGGTGAAATTGATCAGCGCACTGGGATGATTGTTGATTTAGGTGCATTGCATCAAGCGATCGCAGATTATGTGGTAGAACCATTTGATCACACCTTTTTAAATAAAGATGTGCCTTATTTTGCCAACGTTGTACCGACTGCGGAAAATATCGCTCTATATATTAGTAATTTACTGCGATCTCCTATCCAAAACTTAGGAGCCAAGCTCTACAAAATCAAACTAATCGAAAGTCCCAATAACTCCTGCGAAATCTACTGCACAGATACAGACTCAAATCCTATTAGTGCGGCAGATAGTCAACCAGTTTTAGCTAGGTTGTAA